One Vigna unguiculata cultivar IT97K-499-35 chromosome 7, ASM411807v1, whole genome shotgun sequence genomic region harbors:
- the LOC114192606 gene encoding agamous-like MADS-box protein AGL62 translates to MDSGAKKSRGRQKIEMKKMSNESNLQVTFSKRRSGLFKKASELCTLCGAHVALVVFSPGEKVFSFGHPNVDAVIDRFLGRAPVQDSGTMQFIDAHRISNVRDLNKQLTQVNELLETERKRGEELSRMRREAQDLMWWTRPTEELSVEQMEQYKTALEELKKHVAQLAERAMLQNAVNQGHQFFPGASSSANFMPQPQHQHQHQHQLQPQLQLQPQPPQVFTAQTVPTMLQSYMFPDVTIMQQQHHGFDNMAMGGYGPGPGPGPAPAGGFF, encoded by the coding sequence ATGGATTCAGGAGCAAAGAAAAGCCGCGGTCGCCAAAAGATCGAGATGAAGAAAATGAGCAATGAGAGCAACCTCCAAGTCACCTTCTCCAAGCGCCGAAGCGGCCTTTTCAAGAAGGCGAGTGAGCTCTGCACCCTCTGCGGAGCCCATGTGGCGCTGGTGGTGTTCTCGCCGGGCGAGAAGGTGTTCTCCTTCGGCCACCCCAACGTGGACGCCGTGATCGACCGCTTTCTGGGGCGGGCACCGGTGCAGGACTCGGGCACCATGCAGTTCATCGACGCCCACCGCATCTCCAACGTGCGTGACCTGAACAAGCAGCTGACTCAGGTGAACGAACTTCTGGAAACGGAGAGGAAGCGCGGGGAGGAGCTGAGCCGGATGAGGAGGGAGGCGCAGGACCTGATGTGGTGGACCCGCCCCACTGAGGAGCTGAGTGTGGAGCAGATGGAGCAGTACAAGACAGCATTGGAGGAGCTGAAGAAGCACGTTGCCCAGCTTGCTGAGAGGGCAATGCTTCAGAATGCTGTTAACCAGGGTCATCAGTTTTTCCCAGGGGCTTCTTCCTCTGCCAATTTCATGCCTCAGCCACAGCATCAGCATCAGCATCAGCATCAGCTTCAGCCCCAGCTTCAGCTTCAGCCACAGCCTCCTCAGGTGTTCACTGCTCAGACCGTCCCCACCATGCTTCAGAGCTATATGTTCCCTGATGTAACCATCATGCAGCAGCAGCATCACGGGTTCGATAACATGGCCATGGGAGGGTATGGACCTGGACCTGGACCTGGACCTGCTCCTGCTGGTGGTTTTTTCTGA